AATTCAGAATTTTCCAAACTTGTTCgtatttttcctttttaataattaAAAACATTGAAACCCGCTTTGTACATTTTAATAAAATACGTAATACGACCAATTGCTTTATTTGTATCTCTGTACAGTCGTTTGGCTTTTCTTATTACATTTGCGCACATTGTCAGAGGTATCTCTTCAGAATGACGACAGCAGCTCTCTCCGGTGATTCTCCTAGTAGATGTTGCTGCATTTAAATGAGAATATCGCTGTGTGGTCGACAGGATTCCTACATAAATTGCTTCGTGCTAAATCAAAAAAGTTATTTCCTGGCTGAACAAGTGATTTTCTAAAAGAAAATAttgaaagaataaaaaagttaataTTTCTGTACATATAATACATCATAATTAGTATTAAATTAGTATTCAATTAATATTACTAACtaaatgcagggattgcctaacaaacaggtaatccctgcatgtgttgctgccgtCAAAAGccccgagacatgcagccgcgggactCCAACCTAGTATTTGAGCAGgcagaagacactcggttagcacccgagcatgctcagataacaccttatcccagcacgttcactgatGTGTTCCTCCAGTTCTGTCTGAATCCAGAGCCCGGCAAAGGGTGGATCGTATGATACGGCACAAGAAGGAGGAACTGCATGTCAACGTTATATCATGCAAGATGCGCCCAAAGAAGAAGTGCAGGTACTGAAAGTACATTGAAGGGCTATGTGATAACGTATTGTTTTTGGAGCAGACACTGAGCAAAAATTCTATATTTTTGgatgaggatttggagagtttctgctcagtggctatgtgcacacaatgtctatAAACTCAGGTGAACCAACCAAGTTTCAAGTAAAAGACACTTTAAGAAACTAGTTATTtacacccccccacccccacccccaactcatcttttgggtatgtgcacactttgcggatttcctgcggatccgcagcgttttttgcggtgcagaaatgctgcagatccgcaagtgatttacggtacaatgtaaatcaatgagaaaaaaaaatgctgtgctagtggtgcagaaaattccgtgcggaaacgctgcagattaaaagaagtagcatgcttgattcttcagaatttgttttagtctttgcctgatgaagagacgtatgtagtctcgaaagcttgcaatttattaccatcttttcagttagccattaaaaggtatcaaccgctgaggactctcaattctaaaaaaaaagaagtagcatgtcacttttgcggatctgcagcgtttttgtacccattccattatagaaatccacaggagtAAACCAAATATCTTACAATTGGATAGTAAAAGCTTCATATATTACAGCATggtataatagtgatgagcgaatgtgctggaataaggttgttatctgagcatgctcgggtcctaACTGAGAGtcgttggcgtgctcgaaaaatatgacaGACAACACATGCAGAGTGTCTGtttttagacaatccctgcatttgttatgactgtctaacagccacaagacatgcagccgcgagggctcgaacatgtttttcgagcacgccgaagtcacagttaggacccgagcatgctcagataacaccttatcccagcacgttcgctcatcactattgcataCTTTCCGGTAATATAACACTGGAAGAGCATTTTATTTTGTGTAAAGTATAAATCTCTATAATAAAGCATGAATCGGATTGATCTTTGCCACCTACCCTGGTCAGCTCATGGTCTTATAGTGCGCTCGGGACTCTGGCTGATATTCCATCCATTACTGCGCTTAAAATAGGAAACATTATCAGAGGACAAAAAGGAAGAACGAACGCACCGGGTTCCTGAGAAATGACGCTGATTCATACAGTGACATATATTGGGGTTTCCATCAAGAAATGTGCAGCTGACTTACATGTGCATTGCTGGAAGTGTAGTAGTTGGGCCGGTGACATGGTGCACGGCCTGAGGAAACCCTCCCGCTTGCCCCATGCTGTTTGATGGCATCATTTGAGGCCACATAGGATATCCTATTGCCGGCTGCATTGTGGGGGCAGCAGGCGGAAGGCCTGGTGGTGTATAGTGGTGGTGATGGTGTACGGATGATGGACGGATCTTCTCAGCTTTCAGCATGACCGGGTTCCCAATATGAAGATCCTAAAATGATGAAGAACTGTTAAAAAGTGCAATAAATGTTAAAAGAGGTATACAATATTACATAACAGATATTTGTGAATataattaaagggaatgtgtcagcaaatttttgctatttaatctgagagcagcttgatctttgagcagagaccctgattctagtgatttCACTTAGTGGACTGTGTTgccgtttcaaaaaaaaaaaaaaatcggtgttTTATCATCacaagattatcactgcaggactaggtgtctcctgcCTCCTAGTCACCTGCTCTgtttaaccccgcccccaccactgattggcagctttctgtcaacaTATAGtgtatcaaagcagggtgtgactaatataaaaattaacttttaatatattttttgctAAAAATGGTATAACTAACCACACAAGAACAACAAGAAAAATttacataaaggactcacagaaaaaaaTCCCATTCAAAgggaatgaaaaataaaaacaccAAATCCCCGAGATCTTGTAAATAACCATTTGTATGTCAATCTCTTAGGGGAGAAAAATCAAATCATATGAGAAAACACATGACACGTATAATCACAAACCGAGTTTTAtataacgaaacgcgtagggaaatgtGTCTTCTACTTTGGGGTTGGATGATTTTTCCTGACAGCGTGGGCGGGTATGTGTGTGGCCAGAATTGTGTGCCCCCCCTCCCAGATGCTGTGCAAGTATTGAGTGGTCTTACCCATACCGAAAAAAGGAAGGCCAGAGGTGAAATCGTTCCAATTTTTATACATCAATCACTGTCACTGCATTTTCATATGACGGATGGAGATAAGATATGCTGTTTGTGATTATACGTGTCATGTGTTTTCTCATATGATTTGATTTTTCTCCCCTAAGAGATTGACATACAAATGGTTATTTACAAGATCTCGGGGATTTGGTGGTTTTTTTCATTCCCTTTGAATGGGAattttttctgtgagtcctttatgtaaATTTTTCTTGTTGTTCTTGTGTGGTTAGTTATACCATTTTtagcaaaaaaaatatattaaaagttaattttgatattagtcacaccctgctttgatataCCGTTTTCTGATTGGTGGATATTCCGTTTTTTTCAATATATAGTGTACACAaatctgccagtcagtggtgtgggcgcgattataaagagctcagcattcagagaactgccagatctgcagcagagaaaactgggaTTGTATCAATATTAAAGCAAGCAGCTCAATAAGTGACACataactgaaatcagggtctctgcgattacattatgctactctcagattacatagagaaacctgctgacagatcccatttaaagggaacctgtcatggaaAATAATGTTAGTAACCTGCAGATATCAGATTAATCTGCAggctaaaaaaaaaccacacacacacacaaaaaataacTTTACCTGCAAGTAACAAATACTTTGGCAGTTGAAAAAAACATCCTGTAAAATAACAACAACTGCTACATTGTAAGAATATAAAAATATAGAAAAGGCAGAAGCGTACTTGTGTCTGCGGTGGCGCTGGTGGCGCATTTCCAGCAGCTTGTGACAAGGCCATGGGGGGCAGTGCTTTTAGCATCATGTTCTGCATAATGATCTGGTGCATCTGGGCATTCTGCATAAGCATCATTTCTACCATGTCTGTAAGAAGAAAAGGCGATTTTAGACAAATACAGCTAGCCAGGAGTAGGATTGGGTAGTTTGGAAATAGGCTTAAAGCAGATCAGTCATTAGATTTCACAACTCAAACAATATATTATTAAATAGATTTCTGAGACCTGATAAAACTGGTGTGCTcactatgaaaatccaggttcaaaATGTCTGTTCAATCCTAGTATTAATATTAATTTGGACTCAAGACATGGGTCCCAACTAAAGGGTGAGAAATAAAGAGTGCAAGTGGATTCAATCTCTACCTGCGcagcctgattgacagctgcagCTTATACTGAGCACTATGACATTTtagtagcagcagggaggagggacactgaggagtttgcttaaagggacactgtcacctgaatttggagggaacaatcttcagccataagggcggggttttggggtttttgattcaccctttccttacccactggctgcatgctggctgcaatattggattgaagttcattctctgtcctccgtagtacatgcctgcacgggggcaatcttgccttacgcaggcgtgtactacggaggacagagaatgaacttcaatccaatattgcagccagcatgcagccagcggataaggaaagggtgaatcaaaaacacaaaaaccccgcctccatggctgaagattgttccctccaaatccaggtgacagtgtccctttaatcaggctaaggctgccgtcacactagcagtatttggtcagtattttacctcagtatttgtaagccaaaaccaggagtgggtgataaatgcagaagtggtgcagatgtttctattatacttatcctctaattgttccactcctggttttggcttacaaatactgaggtaaaatactgaccaaatactgctagtgtgacggcagcctaagaagggGGAGGTTGAGGTGAAACTTTCACAAATCATTCATAAGTCAAAAACAAAACAAGCCCTTATGTGGCtttgtcaaagaaaaaaaaaatacaaaggttACAGCTAATGGAAGATGAGGGAAGAGTTTAGACAAAGTTGAAAAAAAGACATTCTCCCCATCAGGGacggttaggccacgttcacatgttcagtattttacctcattatttgtaagccaaaaccaggagtggagcaatcagagggaacgtataatagaaacacgtcaccacttctgcatttatcacccactcctggttatgacctacaaatactgaggtaaaatactgaccaaatactgaacgtgtgactgtggccTAAGTGTGTAGCCAATGTATTACCTTCTTTAATACTCCCTGAGCGTGGCGGCTGGTAGGCTTGTGGAGGAGGAATCTGAGTGATCAGTGGTTGCTGTGGAGGTAGCTGCTGAATTATAGTTGCTGGCTGCTGGGGTAactgaaaataaaataatttttaaagttATAAATGTTATTTACAATCAATTCCATAAGTGGCGTTGAAGCAAGTTTCTCAAAATAAGACACTTGTTAAATATTGCACCACTGGTACTATACTGtgtaaggcccccttcacatgtcaggGTCTCCAGAACGTGTGGTCAAAGTTTTCACACTAACTGAAGAAACTAAGGCCAAGTTCACGTCTGCGTATATGTGCGcagtgtatcatctgcatgcacaaacgcatgcaaaattGTATGCAAACACATgtttacgcagcgttttttatccgtgtcagcttacgcatgacggcaaaaaaaaaaaaatgctgcatgtggatgcgtttgtatgcgttttttgcgttgtttatgcgcatgtgttcaatatttccaggagggcgtgtctccatcagttcctggacatgcgcagtccaaagttcacaagcgcatcgaacgcatgtccttgcgtacgcatgcgtacccatagacagtaatgcgcttttttaacgcactcatccgcatgcctgcacatatttgacaaatttttgacgcctcaaaaaatgaagCATGTTGCGTTCGCTGCGCCCAGCTGCACACCGTGAAACGATGCATGCATACTCaaaagcatgcaaacgcatgtccaggcgtacaccatgttaaatatatgtacgcatgacgcatgcggatctatgcggatcaaacgctgcgCACAAAGACgaacatgtgaaaccagcctaacacacttaggccggggtcacacttgcaactgcaaactcgcgtgagtctctcgcatcaatactcggcactgccgccggcacttgggaccagagtgtacgtctgcatgtatttctatgtagccacatactccggtcctgagtgccagcggcagcGCCAGGTATTgaggcgcaagtttctcgcattgcagtcgcaagtgtgaccccggccttagacccATTCAAATCTATAGGTCTGTGCACATCAGAGTGTTCACACAGACTATGCATCCGTGTGCAAAACAGCTAGACATATCCATTTTTTGCCACCAGCACGGTCCGCAATACGTTCCGCACACATGCACACTGGTGACATCTGTGTGTcaccatcagtgtgacacgtaccagcgtctGGGAAAATAGCAGTACAGTTAGCTCTGTAGGGTGCTGAATCCAACTCTCACGATCATTGCTTGGTCTCCCTTGCGCTCAGCGCTACCAGGCAACACTGATTAGAGGTGGAGTCAGCACCCGCCTTCTGAGAACAGCACACTTTACATAAATATTTTTGTtttaaaatggcgtggggtcccccttatttttcccAACCTAGAGAGGgatgcagacagctgagggctggtgttattatgggaaggggccaatagccaaaaaaggttctcagcctattaataacagctcacagctgtttgcatagcctttgctggttattaaaaaggtggaccccaaaaaaaattacgtggggtcccccttaCTTTTATTAACCACCACAGACTAAACAAAACTGCTGTGGGCTGACAATAATAGGCTGAgatagggccatggatattggccccctgccAGACTAATAACACCAACCATCAGATGATGTGTCTGGTACTGGTGATGAAAACTGTGTGGTGACGTGTGATGCCATTTAATAGAAGGTGAAATTATATAGTTATAGATATATGTGAAAAGTGATATGTAAGCATATTTTACTTATAGCTCCAAATTGAGGCCATATTTCAATAATGTAAAcgctgcagggtttttttttgtgcggAAATTCAATAGCTTtttgcaaagtggatgtgatttcctgAAAAGTCGTACCCTCTGTGTGTTTAAAGGTGCTGTGAAATTGCATTGTTTCCTCCATGagaatatgtgcacacgtatctgtgagggctgcggatttttccgcagcggatttgataaatccgcagtgcaaaacccctgcggatttatcgcggtttctattgcggattccgctgcgggtttactcctgcggttttctattatggagcatttataaacccgcagcggaatccgcacaaagaattgacatgctgcggaatgtaaaccgctgcgtttccgcgctgtttattccacagcatgtgcacttcggattttgtttcccataggtttacattacactgtaaacgcatgggaaaccgctgcggatccgcagcaaaatcttcagcgtgtgcacatatcctaaaggtCTATAAGAAACTTGAAAAGCGCATGTAAGCATTTGTATTTTAAGAGCTGCATTTCTgtacaaaaaagcattaaaaaaaaccaCTGCATAaaaagaggggggaggggacaCAAAACcataataaaaatgcaaaaaaaaaaacaaagcagattGCTATTgtgtattttaataataataatctttataatatcgcaatctaaattccttatcagtatgtctatggaatgtgggaggaaaccggagaacccggaggaaacccacgcaaacacggagagaacatacaaactacttgcagatgttgtccttggtggggtttgaacttaGGGCGCAGATTGAACCTATTGACTCTACCAGGTCTCTTAGGTTCTCATTTTTTATGACATAGTAGGATATATAGACGTAATGAAGGGGCTCTTTGGTCCCTCTATATGACCCAGAATGGagcgtttatatttttttatagaaCTTGGTACATTTCCATTATAAAACCCCTGTATTGCCTATTTGTTACTGTATTCAATCCCCACATATGTTGCAGCTgccaaacagccgcgagacatgcagccacttgGGACTCGAACATACTATCCAAGAACGCTGAAGTCACTCAGTtactttccgagca
The nucleotide sequence above comes from Ranitomeya imitator isolate aRanImi1 chromosome 7, aRanImi1.pri, whole genome shotgun sequence. Encoded proteins:
- the C7H21orf58 gene encoding uncharacterized protein C21orf58 homolog; translated protein: MTDPSLVDHMTRLKLKLLEKRLENERDIADDSSDMDPLTARSYDGQEEALQSALRRRKDLLHKLREQQLLEEIARPHTWEGTRRRKVSVDQVPPLHVYHTAAPPEPPVRYYPPPPPPEPPRIIQQQLPQQPATIIQQLPPQQPLITQIPPPQAYQPPRSGSIKEDMVEMMLMQNAQMHQIIMQNMMLKALPPMALSQAAGNAPPAPPQTQDLHIGNPVMLKAEKIRPSSVHHHHHYTPPGLPPAAPTMQPAIGYPMWPQMMPSNSMGQAGGFPQAVHHVTGPTTTLPAMHINGWNISQSPERTIRP